Below is a genomic region from Rhineura floridana isolate rRhiFlo1 chromosome 5, rRhiFlo1.hap2, whole genome shotgun sequence.
ACTGCTAATTAATTGCATTTGATGACATCTTTTTTCTTTGCTAAAGCAATAAGCTCCCTTAGTGTTCTTTCTGTTTCATGCTCAAATCCTTTCTGAGATCTGCTGAACAGAACTATAAACAGCATCCCAAATATCTATCTATTTATAATATTTTAGTTTTTCATATGTGGCACACAATGGCACTATGATACTTGCCATTACACTCTTTGAATTTCTCAAGTTCAGTTAATGTGATTGTAATGACATTacagtgtgggtttttttggtagtCTAGGTTTTAGCACAGATACAGTTGTAAAACCAGGAATGTTGAATTACTGGCAGGCTAGGCTCAAAAAAATGAAGAGACAAATATTATTGGGTCACATTTGTGGCTTTTTGTTAAGGGTGAGTTGGCTGAATTGCATACTACAATTATAAGGAGGGCAGTAGTTGCTATGGCTTATAAATTGCTGAGACAGTAGTTGCTATGGCTTATAGTTAGAAAGTGGACTGATACAAAATTTGGCAGGGTGGGAAAGGTAAGTTTGAAGATAGTCTATGCCAGATTTGGGATAGAAACGATAAGAAATGGCTTACATTAAATATTTGATGAGTGACTTTGGGAAGTTGGCTGGTAGTATGTGTTTTTATTCCATAAACTTTGCTGGGGTGGTTTTTGGGAAATATTTCTCTGTTTGTACTGCACCTTTTAGAAAATTGTTAGTTAAGTCAAGGGGAAATCTAGTATGTGCCATTACCCATGAGTTGTCTAGCACATTGTAGTTTTtagtaaaaatgcatttttatggcTAGTGTTAGTCAGTGCAATTTCTTAAGGATGTCCCTTGCACATACTCAGTATGAACCTGTTGTGAGAGGAGGTTAAGTAAAGGAGGAAGGGGcgaaatggaatggaatgttgAATAAGAGAGAGTCATTCAGAAAACCAGAGTGTGCCTGTGTGGAAGACAGAAAAGGAATTGGTGGGGTGGCTTGGAGTGGGGGAATGAGATGAGAGAGacattaaagtttttttttattatgtttatatcccatcttttctccaaggagctcaaggtggcatacattttATCCTTATGAtaacattttatccttacaaaaaCCCTGTGAAGATCAGAGAGTCCCCGATTTGTCTGTTCACTGGAATAGGCACAAAAAGTCTATGCAGCTGGAGCTACCATTCCATTTTAATGTTGACACTAGCACAACATTATTCTCTGTTGTGTTCATTCTgtcatgggcagagcaatccaacttgccaGAGGGTGGCGGGAGTGAAGCTAGTGGAGGCTTagctggtggaaggggctgccacattCAGCTGCTGTTCAGAGGCCTTGTAGAGGGGAGGATGGTGGCTGCTCCGGCAGGGTGCAGTGGAAGGAAACAATATACATGTTTACTTCTGAAATCCCTTTTCCTGGTGTACCGGCTGCCACGACAGAGGGCCGCAGGAGGGAGCTGAACAAGACCTGGATATCTAGTAAGTTCCCCCCCAgacccctcctctgacatgcccacAGAATGCCCCTTTTGTAGGCTTTCTGCTGGTTTCTACCACCTCTCCTTACGCTGGGCTGGGTTTCTCCAGTGGACCTCCGGCTGAGCTGGCTgagatgagggacttatgctggcatagtCTGGCATAGtctagccagctcagctggaggtccaccatatccaactcccctcagcctggcataaatgcaagttagaTTGTGCCCTAAATTGGCAATTTGACAGGGGCTTAGACTTGATGACCTTCCAGGCCCCATTGAATTGTTATAATTCTATGTGAATGGTATTGATTGCCAGTTGGGTACTTGTAATGTTGAATGTAGCTCCTTGAGTCTGTTCCAGTGAACAGACACATCTGGGACTTGAGTCCACCCCTGACAGCCGTACAGTTTgaagataatttattttatttatttattatttgatttatatccctcctttcctcccaataggagccaatAGGTAGTGGTGGAGCTTGGACTAATTACAACATATGATACCCTAGCATAAATAGTGCATCTTTTAAGGCCATGCCCCTTAACACCtgtaatttccctgcattttggaGCTTGAGCAAACATGGAAAGCCCTAAACATGTCAAACCAAAAGGATTTTTTTGTTAATGAAATAGAACCACTAAAAGGAACACAGAAATGTATCATAAGAGTTCAGTTCTAATATAGGTGTGTATGAGTATTCATGAATGGCACTTACTCTTAAGCAACTATACTTAGGATGGTAGGGCTGTCACAAACTTGCATGTTTCCAGTTCCAGAAATAGCATGTTGCTTATGTTACTTTATTTTTTGCATGTGTAAACAATCAGTGGTCGTAAGCCATACCAGAGGATCTTAGTGTAGCATCACTGAATTAGGTCATCACTCTattgcaggggtggccactctgtggctctctagatgctgctggactacagctcccatcatccctgaccattaagaAGATCAAGTACCTTGCTTGGCTCATGCAGCTTAAGCCAATATATAGTTTCACTATCCTTCTGGTCTATACTGTAATGCAGAGCAGCTGTACGGTGTTTTGCTTTGCAGCATAAGCAGTAGCAATTTGTCTGTTGAAATTTGCAACCCAAACAGCTCTACTTTGCAAGGATTTATAATTAGGACTGTTCCAATGTTTCCCTTTATTCCAGTATCCCATGTCTTTAGAATATGTCCTACATATTCTTATTCCCACCCTGCAATCTTAAATTTACAACATCACACCACCAGATGTGAAGGGCTTTCTCTTGttctcctgccctctggagctgcCACACATCTCCATTCTGTTCCGGAGGGTCTCCCAatgctccagagcagatttttgggtgtgtgtgaagaGCTGTAGGGTGGAGAAgtcccttgtgtgtgtgtgaaagtcccattgcacaagtaaGCTGCCACTAGGGATAgcatctgttggctggtgccggaTCAGAAGCATTCCATGAAGGCTGGtgttgatttgagtttgttctttgtccaccagctgctgcttttactgatctattttcccccttgcaaaaatattgctattaatatcaatattttgaaaggaaataaatgaagggaaatatcaataaaattgttGTTCCTAATATCTATATTTTAgtggcaggatttttttaaaaaaaatctattttcaaaaatagctgcagaaaatcgctgcttaaaaatccaatctgcaacaatagagaataagcaaaaatttggtaccaaatccgaattgggcagaatcTCTAGCTGCCACAGTTGGATATCATGCAGTAGGTTCCACCAAGCTGAGTCTTGTGATAGATTCAGTATTAATGTTGCATTACTGATTGTAAAGACAATTTATAATTATGTAGGGATTTATAttattaagggtgcaatcctgtacacacatatctaggaataagccccattgaacacagcggggcttacttctgaggaaatatACATAGGATACAGCTGCTTTCCTCTGTGAAAGCTTTTAAATTCATTTGGAAATGTTTAATATGGTAAACTAAAATTATTTGCTTCAATAGTTTAAATATTTAACTTTGATTTAAAAATAATcgtaacattttaaacttaaaaagTGAAAAAATACTAAATATTACAAATGAAAATGTCACAATATGGAAGCAAAAGCAGATTTGTATGGTGCAGGTAAGAAGCATTCATTTTGGTCAGCTAACAATTAAAGTGCAACTTGgtgtgtccaaattttgaaatttGTCTGAACATAGAATGAATATGTATTTTGCACAATGTGTAAAATGTGGCTTTTGTTTCTGTACTGTTTTAAGCCAAGCTATTTTGCATCCTTTTGAGAGATCTTGAAATGGTCAGCTGTTTGGAAAGGCCTAAGATAGATAAATATTATTTCTGCAGAAGGTCCACAGTAACCTGtagtttttgatttttttaaaaaattgcatagtTGGATACTTTGAGTATAAGTAATATGGGTGGGATCTAAATGTCCCAGGAGTGGAGTTCTGCTCATGGGACACTCCTGCTGCAGAAAGTGAGGGGGATGATTTTTACCAATTTCCTCCTCTCCAATAGCACACTGTGCTCCCACAAAATCCATTGTAGGCCCTCTGGAATAGCATGGAGGGTGATGCtgggggctgcagagggaaggggaatTGGTGAAAATCGTCTCTTTTCTTACTCCAGTGGGAGCGTCTGCTGGATCTCTGTTCTTAAAAGGATGAGTCTGGATCTAATCCTATATCATGCTGAATCATTTCAAtccttttaaaatgtgaaataggAAATAAAATTCTTTCTTTTGctttcccctttctctctctttcctactCTTCTCCCATTTTACACCTAAGACAATAGGTAGAGGTCTATCTGAAGACTTTGTACATCAGCCTCTGATCCATATGGAAAGGCTTGAGCTGCTCAAGAATGTGTGCCAAGATGCGTCACTGAAAAACCTCACCCACACTACTGTTTCAAGATTCGTTTTGGATCGAATATTTGTATGTGACAAGCACAAGATCCTCTTCTGTCAAACTCCAAAAGTTGGCAATACTCAGTGGAAGAAAGTCTTGATTGTTTTAAATGGTATTTGTTTACTATTAAAGTCTCTGATGTGTGTGCTTGGTTGGATAGAGAAGGTTTTGAAAAAATTCAACCAGCAAAGTATAAAAATGGGTTGTTTCTgtcaactgatttttttttattccagcatTTTATTCCCCATAATTTTCTATCTTTTTGAACACTTCCTTCAAAAAAATCCCTGAAATCTTTCAATATCACTTTCTGCTGTGCATCAGGTGGTTGTGATCTGAGTTTTAAGAGAAAATTAAGTGTGGTCTGCTGTGCCTAGTATGGCTTAAACAAAATGATCAAACTATTCCAAGTTGGCAACCATAAGATAACTCCCCCTGCTCCCACATAGTGTTTAACTTAAACAGTAGCACTGCAACATCGCATTAGCATTTTAGTTtgactttttcatttttaaaatatactgtaTCTTAAATGCCCATAGGCATTCCCAGGGTGTCTTACAACCGAGGGCTCATCCAGGTGACTGTATAACgtgcgatatgatcgctttgtgcaTTCATTAATTTTCGGTGGTCCATATGACGTCATCCGTTTTTTCGCATTTTTGCGCAGTTAAATCCACTTTTGCAGTACTGCAAAAAATGTGATAcgcttttttaaactgggaatcatctacTGTACCGTAAggcactcggatgcaataccgcagactttagagctgtgggtggtccatgggcatttccccataccccttccctcgttcccagccaatcatgtatttccacttctgcgcatgtgcgcaaatgtccagggaaagcccaggaaaactgaaccaatcagagcaatggtgtgtttgggggggggctctgcaacttctactgcacagctacagccgtttatttttagccagcctgcgaactgggtgGCTGCTccaggtgagatctgcaattgtggctgtttgtaaagccccccttttcctggctggtcttgctcaagtgcggctggttggtgcagggagcttgcTTTGCTGGTGCTTTGCAAAcggccacgggaaggaaagggagaaggggggggtgaaggcaacggagcatcaagttttgcctgaagtggttgggaagctgctgggaagcctcggTGGCTTTTCCCTGACGCCGCCGACGCCACCTACACGCAGagtgagaggcaggcagagcaagaatgagagagagaatggggaggagctgggagccaccactgaacactgcactctagaaaagcttgggggtcaggaaccttgcagtggagccagaggtcccagGTGGCATTCTTGCGTGGTATTTGATTTATTAGacatttttttggtggggggatgaaaggtacaaggacaacttgaATCGAGAATGCACCTGGGCGGGTGTGCGCAAATACAcagagtcacaaagctgccgcgccaccccaggaaaagttggttctgtaagaaggggggtgctccccattaaactctcagctttcctgccattctttacaaaaTAAGCAAGTAGTAGCAGCTCATCAATACCCCCCCTTTCCGTTCtgtagaaataagtggaattgccagccgtgtgtatctccagaaactgcaatatgcataaaggcagaaaagcatacagtcggtttggtgaaatatcgcaaacacaaccaaacaaaaacacaggaattattggcatataagtggtttgctagagcgtctcgggcccccgcaaccatagagactggtggtctaccttcctagacatgacacatcgttacttgcttgcagttccatgagaaataaatggaattgccaggcgtgtttacccccagaaaatttaatatgcaaaaaggcaaaaccacatacattCGGCTTAGCGATatatcgcaaatgcaagcaaacaacaaaacagcaattattgtcagataagtggtttgcagttctcttttatcagagggaacacttcaaagcggagaaagaggaaaggatgtttagaagctctaacctcattccccctgcatgccttcctattacaaattgttcctggagaatatgtccagtgcgtgtgtgtgtgcaaaaggggggaagggaggccctggactcagcaccaccagcagcagcccccaagaattgAGGGATCCAGCCGCCACGTGGGGTTCCCTAGCTAAGAAAGtctgctgggtgggagggggtgcgaggggggagatggagatccccctcccccaagccctcgCTTATGAACAATGTTGCCATAAGGGAGGAAAATGTAGCTGCTGCCACCTCCCGCCGCACTGATCTCGCTACATCGCGGCACTTCCTATCCCGAAGCTTCGccggtgcagctgctgtgaagtagccttctccaccaccacccttgcaTGAGCCGAGGAAGCTCAGCATGGCTCCGGCACTGCTGGGGTTCCTCCTGTTCCTGGGCTCCGGGGTGTCACATGACCCTGTCCAGGTGCCCGTTGGGCTCCAGCTGCCgtcaactgcacaaggcagaaatttaatagctgtaagtggagctgtgCAAGAGCCAAAAACTTGGTCAACTCCACTatagccactactaccaaaccaacaggaaattcaaactttcgcactcTTACGTTCAAGCACATGCACGTTATTGTGCTTCAGtgcaaaggggagaggagcatacgtcatattttgcggaccaattggctgatagggggtggtgtttcaggcggagctgggaaaaagcgaaatAAATGTACAGGTCTTCCCGCTgagtgtgtgggcgcaaaaacgtatttttcagatcggaaaagagcggatttcaggcaaagtggggactgtcagatgacaaagcgaatatggaaaacgtggattatcagggtcagtttggacgagccccAAGAATAAAATCATATAGTTATAAAGCTtataagaagaacaacaaaaccaCAGCAGAAACTAGAGTAAAGCACAGCAGGTTAATAATTATATTTAATTGCATCTAAGATGTCAATAGAAGACAAAATAGTATTAAAACAGTGAGAAGACTCATTGGTTTTTGTATGTATTAAATTAGGACATGACAGCATGAACTTCTGATGTTTCAGTGCTCTGCTGTGGGCAGTACTGCTTGGTAGTGGTGGGTGTCATTGACTACAGACAAGGTTCTACCTGGAATGCTTAGATTCAGGTATTAAAGCCTTCTTCGAAGACAGAAGGATATAGGCAAATGCAGACTTTGTGATTGGCAGGCAGTATGGACAGTATGATTGTCCCGACAAAGTACAAATCGTAAGAGCTTTGTCTTCTACCCAGACCTGATCAGCAAAACAATATAATCTACCTGATATATTTAGTCTTTATCTGTTTCAGATGCAGCAACTGATTTCAGGAACCCCTGGATGGGGAGAACACCTTCCATGTCTAGAATCCAGTATAGCTTCCCATAGCCTTGGCAGTGTGGATAACTTGTAGAGAAGACACCACAAGTGGACACTGAGGGTCTCTTGTGTGGAACCCTAGGTTGTTGGAGGGAGGAGATTTTACTAGAATCTTGAGAAactacatttccattttttaaaaagtaagacaCTGGTCCTCACGGTGATAGAGCTGAGCAATTTAATAATTGCCACCAGCACAAAGTGGAGAACAGGAAAATCTGAAAGATAACTTTCTAACAACATGTCTTAACTTATTTCCTCAGGAGCTTTTTCTTCCATAGAGGAGATCCCAGAGAACATTGTGCATGACCATGAGAAGAATGGTCTACCACGCTTATCTTCATTCAGTGACTCAGAAATTCAAGAACGGTAGGCGAGAAATTTAGCTTGGTGTCTGAAACCaagagaagtttcattttgaaaaaaacaCACTTAACCAGATAAGTAGAACTGTGGCATATATGAAAAGTAAACATGCAAAAGTGAAAGGTAGCTATGTTGACCCATAAGGAAAAATCCAAAATCCACTTTAGGGCAgaacctttattaggccaaccaaaatgtcacaaaatagtgtacAAACTTTCAAGTGATCTAGAACTCTTCATTAGGCTGGATAGTAAACAAAGCAAGGGGGCGAGGAAGAACAATATAATACTGGTGGTAAAGCCATAAGTCTGCATCAGGTATAGTCTGAAGATGGAATATGGGAGAAAGTAGCAGATATTCAAATAACACTCTTTTAGGTGCTATGCAGGTTTCAAGTTGCATCAAAGACTACTGGGAAGGAGAAAAATATCATGGCTGACTCCCCATCtctggaaataaaaaaaaagcaGCTGTTGCCCATCCGAAGGCAAAATGCTTCATTTAGCTAAAACATTAGAGCCAAATGTGCAGAGTCAAAAGAACAGAGAAGGACCATGAGATAAACAGAAGTGCTGAAATGAAGGGGAAATGAATTAATAGGTTGAGGTGTTGTTTTCCTGCAAAGAAATGTGAAAATACATATAATTCTTAAGTAATTCATTTGGTGTTTCACAATATTAATTAGTAACACAAAGAATGGATACAAATTGGACAGTTTCAAGGGTGACTATAAGTTAgaaagccctgaataacttagAACCCAAATGCTTGAAGGAGCACCTTCAACCACAGACATAAGAACCCATTTTCCCAAACACCATTGTCCCTTTGGCTTCCCCCCAAGTGTTAATGTTGCAGGAAAACATCCTATGAGCAAGAGAAAAAGAATCTAGAGAGGCAAACTGTCATCCATGCCACCTCTttaaatatgaatgaatgaatgaatgaatgagtctttatttttaccccgccctttttccaaaactggaactcagggcggcttacaaataaaaactacacataggtaaaaaaaaaacaaaaatgtacaattaaaatagaattaaactattcgtaacattaaaatcatgaaacatacacttaagatactaaaacaatttaaaacattaagaataggaccatagaacaatactacagaccttatgaggccctatcttaaacatctagtccaaaagcctatttacactttttatttttttaaataattgttgatATTTTCATTGATCTTATGTAAGCCTTGTCTGTTGAAGAGCATGgtaaaaatacttaaaaataaaagacatccTAAATATTTTTCAACGAGAAAAATTGTCATTCTCAGTGCATATGACCTCTCCCACTGTGATACCTCATTCACACTTGCACATCACCATTTGCTGTTGTAGTCATCAAGTGAGGAACATTCATGTGTGAACCAGTGATTATTTTATCTCAGCTTTGTAAATTTCCAGCAGATAACAATTTCTTAAAATTGCCACaacttcttttctctttttcttatcCATTCAGACTGAAATTATACTTCAAGTTCTTTATCGTAAGAGATCCATTTGAGAGGCTTATTTCTGCATTTAAAGATAAGTTTGTCCGCAATCCTCGATTTGAACCTTGGTATAGACATGAAATTGCTCCAAGCATCATTCGTAAATATAGAAAGAATCGCACTGAAACCAAGGGGCTTCAGTTTGAGGACTTTGTGCGCTACTTGGGTGATCCAAATCATCAATGGCTAGATATACAATTTGGAGACCGCATAATTCATTGGGTAACCTATGTGGAACTTTGTGCCCCCTGTGAAATAACATACAGTGTAATTGGACATCATGAAACTCTGGAAGAGGATGCACCATACATCTTGAAGGAAGCTGGAATAGACCATTTGGTGTCTTATCCTACTATTCCACCTGGGATAACACAATACAACAAAACCAAGGTGGAGCATTATTTCTCAGGAGTTACCAAGAGAGACATACGCCACCTTTATGCCCGGTTTGAAGGAGATTTTAATCTTTTTGGCTACCAAGAGCCAGATTTTCTACTAAACTGACACCTAGGAGCTGTGGATGAATGAGTCTAGTCGATTAAACTAAAGTATACAAATAATCTTCTGTATAACTGAGATGGTACTGTATCTTTTGTAGGTTTCAGAAACTGTTCCTTGTATCTCTTGAAGAATTGCTATAGGAACAGCTAGGGTCTGCAAATTGCTAGCTACTGAAAATAGTTTTAATACATGGCACTGCAATAAGTTACAAGCAAAACTTAATGAGATAGAAAATGTCAAACATTTCTCTTTCCCTAAACCAATAGAGGATGGACCAATAATCTATACATGGACTTGAAAGTGAATGCATTCTAAAGAacatttgttttttggggggggcagcttTCTCCAGGGTAAATGGACTAAGGAATTGTATATGAAACTTAGAGGTCAACATGGGACCAAACATTGGAGGGCATTTTATAGACAAGGAGAAGATTTCCAGATTCTGATGTCAATCTGAAGGATTTTTCTCTTGGATTATTTTGCCATACTCTTGTGATAGCAGTGACTAACCAAGTCAAATAGTTGTGCATTTTTAACCTTTGCTTTCAAATGAGATAAAAAATCTTCTGCAAGTGAAGCTGAGataccacttttaaaaaaagctgctggggaaataaaaaaaaagatatttcttGTATCTGCTTGAGTGACTTAGACAGTTTTATTACCAAGCCTACATGTGATGCTGACCACACATTCCATGTGAACATGCATGCAAGCACATGTC
It encodes:
- the CHST10 gene encoding carbohydrate sulfotransferase 10; this encodes MHRRWLLLAACFWVVFMFMVASKFITLTFKNPDVYGAKQEPLILTAITEVEKNQETKVKRLPGECQTIGRGLSEDFVHQPLIHMERLELLKNVCQDASLKNLTHTTVSRFVLDRIFVCDKHKILFCQTPKVGNTQWKKVLIVLNGAFSSIEEIPENIVHDHEKNGLPRLSSFSDSEIQERLKLYFKFFIVRDPFERLISAFKDKFVRNPRFEPWYRHEIAPSIIRKYRKNRTETKGLQFEDFVRYLGDPNHQWLDIQFGDRIIHWVTYVELCAPCEITYSVIGHHETLEEDAPYILKEAGIDHLVSYPTIPPGITQYNKTKVEHYFSGVTKRDIRHLYARFEGDFNLFGYQEPDFLLN